In a genomic window of Thunnus thynnus chromosome 16, fThuThy2.1, whole genome shotgun sequence:
- the LOC137200038 gene encoding tripartite motif-containing protein 16-like, with translation MLFRSELKLVSPSEKVKLRQSLPLRAEMAQKGVQLDRETISCSICLDLLKDPVTIPCGHSHCMSCIKSFWDGEDQRKSYSCPQCRQTFTPRPVLMKNTMLADLVEKLKKTGLQAAPVDHYYAGPEDVACDVCTGRKLKALKSCLQCLVSYCEKHLQPHFESSKFKKHKLVDPSEKLQENICSRHDEVMKMFCRTDQQSICYLCSLDEHKGHDTVSAAAERTERQRELEVSRQQIQQRIQDREKDVKLLQQDMNAVNRSANKAVKDSGKIFTELIRLIQKRSSDVKQQIRSQQETEVSRVKELQEKLEQEITELKRKDAELKQLSHTEDHNQFLHNYPSLSQLSASTDSSSINIRPLSYFEDVTAAVSELRDQLQDILREKWTNISLTVTEVDVLLSEPEPKTRAGFLKYSREITLDPNTANTQLLLSDGNRKAELTCQQQSYSRHPDRFTNYSQVLSGESLTGRCYWEVEWRGRGVCVAVAYKNISRAGDSYECVFGLNDKSWMLDCDSNSYTFLFNKIKTPVSGPGSSRVGVYLDHSAGILSFYSISETMTLLHRVQTRFTQPLYAGLWPYYGVTAELCKLK, from the coding sequence ATGTTGTTCAGATCAGAGCTCAAACTTGTTTCACCTTCTGAgaaagtgaaactcagacagtcgttgccactgagagctgaaatggcgcagaaaggagttcagctggaccgagaaacaatcagctgttcgatctgtctggatctactgaaggatccggtgactattccctgtggacacagtcactgcatgagctgtattaaaagcttctgggatggagaggatcagaggaagagctacagctgccctcagtgcagacagaccttcacaccgaggcctgtcctgatgaaaaacacaatgttagcagatttagtggagaagctgaagaagactggactccaagctgctcctgttGATCACtactatgctggacctgaagatgtggcctgtgatgtctgcactgggaggaagctgaaagccctcaagtcctgtctgcaGTGTCTTGTCTCTTACTGCGAGAAACACCTTCAACCTCACTTTGAGtcaagtaaatttaaaaaacacaagctggtcgacccctcggagaagctccaggagaacatctgctctcgtcatgatgaggtgatgaagatgttctgccgtactgatcagcagagtatctgttatctctgctctctggatgaacataaaggccatgacacagtctcagctgcagcagaaaggactgagaggcagagagagctcgaggtgagtcgacaacaAATCCAGCaaagaatccaggacagagagaaagatgtgaagctgcttcaacaggacaTGAATGCTGTCAATCGCTCTGCTAATAAAGCAGTGAAGGACAGTgggaagatcttcactgagctgatccgtctcatccagaaaagaagctctgatgtgaagcagcagatcagatcccagcaggaaactgaagtgagtcgagtcaaagagcttcaggagaagctggagcaggagatcactgagctgaagaggaaagacgctgaactgaagcagctctcacacacagaggatcacaaccagtttctacacaactacccctcactgtcacaactcagtgcatctacagactcatccagcatcaatatccgtcctctgagctactttgaggatgtgacagcagctgtgtcagagctcagagatcaactacaggacatcctgagggagaaatggacaaacatctcactgacagtgactgaagtggacgttttactgtcagaaccagaacccaagaccagagctggattcttaaaatattcacgtgaaatcacactggatccaaacacagcaaacacacagctgttattatctgatgggaacagaaaagcagagcTAACGTGTcaacaacagtcttattctcgtcatccagacagattcactAATTATTCTCAGGTCCTGAGtggagagagtctgactggacgttgttactgggaggtggagtggagagggagaggagtttgtgtagcagtcgcatacaagaatatcagcagagcaggagactCGTATGAATGTGTATTTGGACTCAATGACAAATCTTGGATGTTAGATTGTGACTCtaacagttatacatttttgttcaacaaaatcaaaactcccgtctcaggtcctggttcctccagagtaggagtgtacctggatcacagtgcaggtattctgtccttctacagcatctctgaaaccatgactctcctccacagagtccagaccagattcactcagcctctctatgctgggcTGTGGCCTTATTATGGAGtcacagctgagttgtgtaaactgaaatag